One stretch of Juglans microcarpa x Juglans regia isolate MS1-56 chromosome 3D, Jm3101_v1.0, whole genome shotgun sequence DNA includes these proteins:
- the LOC121255432 gene encoding branched-chain-amino-acid aminotransferase 6-like isoform X3: MISVNLHYQIRICDAINFNIDSYTAEANVSVIILMAPPTGQTISQTTGTSTADAETYADFNWDELGFGIVPTDYMYVMKSSEGESFTKGNVTPFGNIEMNPYAGILNYGQGLIEGLKAYRKEDGRVLLFRPEQNAQRLKIGAERMCMSSPSVEQFVEAVKQTVRANKHWVPPQGKGSLYVRPLLIGSGPVLGLCPAPEYTFLIYASPVGNYHKGPLNLVVEDKLHRATPGGTGDIKTVANYSPVCKALTEARAKGFSDVLFLDAVTKKYIEEVSTCNIFIVKDDVISTPATVGTILPGITRKSIIEIALDFGYQVEERTIPMEDLLEADEVFCTGTAVVVSPVGCITYQDKRVEYKTGAETVSQKLYVMLTGIQTGRVEDKLGWTVEVV, encoded by the exons ATGATTAGTGTCAATTTACACTACCAAATCAGAATCTGTGATGCAATAAATTTCAACATAGACTCGTACacag CCGAAGCCAACGTCTCTGTTATCATACTCATGGCTCCACCGACTGGACAAACAATTTCCCAAACCACGGGTACCAG cactGCTGATGCTGAAACATACGCGGATTTCAACTGGGATGAACTTGGATTTGGTATAGTTCCAACGGATTACATGTACGTCATGAAATCCTCTGAAGGAGAGAGTTTTACTAAAGGGAACGTAACTCCCTTTGGAAACATTGAGATGAACCCGTATGCTGGAATCTTAAACTATGGACAG GGATTGATTGAAGGTCTGAAGGCATACCGAAAGGAAGATGGTCGTGTTTTGCTGTTTCGACCAGAACAAAATGCTCAGCGGTTGAAGATCGGTGCAGAGAGAATGTGCATGTCATCGCCATCTGTTGAGCAATTTGTTGAAGCTGTAAAGCAAACAGTCAGGGCCAACAAGCATTGG GTACCTCCCCAAGGGAAAGGGTCGCTCTATGTCAGGCCATTGCTCATTGGAAGTGGACCTGTTTTGGGTTTGTGTCCGGCACCGGAATACACATTCCTCATATATGCTTCTCCCGTTGGCAATTATCATAAG GGCCCCTTAAACTTGGTTGTCGAGGATAAGCTCCATCGTGCTACTCCGGGTGGAACTGGAGACATCAAGACTGTCGCCAACTACTCACCG GTTTGCAAAGCACTAACTGAAGCAAGGGCCAAAGGATTCTCTGATGTCCTATTCCTAGACGCAGTAACCAAAAAATATATCGAGGAGGTTTCAacatgtaatatttttattgtcaaG GATGATGTGATTTCAACCCCAGCAACAGTTGGAACAATTCTGCCCGGAATCACTCGAAAGAGCATCATTGAGATTGCCCTTGATTTTGGTTACCAG GTTGAGGAACGTACAATCCCGATGGAGGATTTGCTTGAAGCTGATGAAGTTTTCTGTACAGGGACGGCTGTGGTTGTAAGTCCCGTTGGTTGTATAACCTACCAGGATAAAAG
- the LOC121255432 gene encoding branched-chain-amino-acid aminotransferase 6-like isoform X2, with the protein MEEEERREVKQMKISLVLLPFVLVMRRAEANVSVIILMAPPTGQTISQTTGTSTADAETYADFNWDELGFGIVPTDYMYVMKSSEGESFTKGNVTPFGNIEMNPYAGILNYGQGLIEGLKAYRKEDGRVLLFRPEQNAQRLKIGAERMCMSSPSVEQFVEAVKQTVRANKHWVPPQGKGSLYVRPLLIGSGPVLGLCPAPEYTFLIYASPVGNYHKGPLNLVVEDKLHRATPGGTGDIKTVANYSPVCKALTEARAKGFSDVLFLDAVTKKYIEEVSTCNIFIVKDDVISTPATVGTILPGITRKSIIEIALDFGYQVEERTIPMEDLLEADEVFCTGTAVVVSPVGCITYQDKRVEYKTGAETVSQKLYVMLTGIQTGRVEDKLGWTVEVV; encoded by the exons ATGGAAGAAGAGGAGAGGCGCGAGGTGAAACAAATGAAGATCTCACTAGTGCTACTGCCGTTTGTGCTTGTCATGCGACGGG CCGAAGCCAACGTCTCTGTTATCATACTCATGGCTCCACCGACTGGACAAACAATTTCCCAAACCACGGGTACCAG cactGCTGATGCTGAAACATACGCGGATTTCAACTGGGATGAACTTGGATTTGGTATAGTTCCAACGGATTACATGTACGTCATGAAATCCTCTGAAGGAGAGAGTTTTACTAAAGGGAACGTAACTCCCTTTGGAAACATTGAGATGAACCCGTATGCTGGAATCTTAAACTATGGACAG GGATTGATTGAAGGTCTGAAGGCATACCGAAAGGAAGATGGTCGTGTTTTGCTGTTTCGACCAGAACAAAATGCTCAGCGGTTGAAGATCGGTGCAGAGAGAATGTGCATGTCATCGCCATCTGTTGAGCAATTTGTTGAAGCTGTAAAGCAAACAGTCAGGGCCAACAAGCATTGG GTACCTCCCCAAGGGAAAGGGTCGCTCTATGTCAGGCCATTGCTCATTGGAAGTGGACCTGTTTTGGGTTTGTGTCCGGCACCGGAATACACATTCCTCATATATGCTTCTCCCGTTGGCAATTATCATAAG GGCCCCTTAAACTTGGTTGTCGAGGATAAGCTCCATCGTGCTACTCCGGGTGGAACTGGAGACATCAAGACTGTCGCCAACTACTCACCG GTTTGCAAAGCACTAACTGAAGCAAGGGCCAAAGGATTCTCTGATGTCCTATTCCTAGACGCAGTAACCAAAAAATATATCGAGGAGGTTTCAacatgtaatatttttattgtcaaG GATGATGTGATTTCAACCCCAGCAACAGTTGGAACAATTCTGCCCGGAATCACTCGAAAGAGCATCATTGAGATTGCCCTTGATTTTGGTTACCAG GTTGAGGAACGTACAATCCCGATGGAGGATTTGCTTGAAGCTGATGAAGTTTTCTGTACAGGGACGGCTGTGGTTGTAAGTCCCGTTGGTTGTATAACCTACCAGGATAAAAG
- the LOC121255432 gene encoding branched-chain-amino-acid aminotransferase 6-like isoform X1, with translation MHTHRKYSLLCVGFLLLGVNEKYAPERFEAEANVSVIILMAPPTGQTISQTTGTSTADAETYADFNWDELGFGIVPTDYMYVMKSSEGESFTKGNVTPFGNIEMNPYAGILNYGQGLIEGLKAYRKEDGRVLLFRPEQNAQRLKIGAERMCMSSPSVEQFVEAVKQTVRANKHWVPPQGKGSLYVRPLLIGSGPVLGLCPAPEYTFLIYASPVGNYHKGPLNLVVEDKLHRATPGGTGDIKTVANYSPVCKALTEARAKGFSDVLFLDAVTKKYIEEVSTCNIFIVKDDVISTPATVGTILPGITRKSIIEIALDFGYQVEERTIPMEDLLEADEVFCTGTAVVVSPVGCITYQDKRVEYKTGAETVSQKLYVMLTGIQTGRVEDKLGWTVEVV, from the exons ATGCACACCCACCGTAAGTACAGTCTACTATGTGTTGGGTTTTTACTGCTGGGTGTAAATGAGAAATACGCACCTGAGCGTTTTGAAG CCGAAGCCAACGTCTCTGTTATCATACTCATGGCTCCACCGACTGGACAAACAATTTCCCAAACCACGGGTACCAG cactGCTGATGCTGAAACATACGCGGATTTCAACTGGGATGAACTTGGATTTGGTATAGTTCCAACGGATTACATGTACGTCATGAAATCCTCTGAAGGAGAGAGTTTTACTAAAGGGAACGTAACTCCCTTTGGAAACATTGAGATGAACCCGTATGCTGGAATCTTAAACTATGGACAG GGATTGATTGAAGGTCTGAAGGCATACCGAAAGGAAGATGGTCGTGTTTTGCTGTTTCGACCAGAACAAAATGCTCAGCGGTTGAAGATCGGTGCAGAGAGAATGTGCATGTCATCGCCATCTGTTGAGCAATTTGTTGAAGCTGTAAAGCAAACAGTCAGGGCCAACAAGCATTGG GTACCTCCCCAAGGGAAAGGGTCGCTCTATGTCAGGCCATTGCTCATTGGAAGTGGACCTGTTTTGGGTTTGTGTCCGGCACCGGAATACACATTCCTCATATATGCTTCTCCCGTTGGCAATTATCATAAG GGCCCCTTAAACTTGGTTGTCGAGGATAAGCTCCATCGTGCTACTCCGGGTGGAACTGGAGACATCAAGACTGTCGCCAACTACTCACCG GTTTGCAAAGCACTAACTGAAGCAAGGGCCAAAGGATTCTCTGATGTCCTATTCCTAGACGCAGTAACCAAAAAATATATCGAGGAGGTTTCAacatgtaatatttttattgtcaaG GATGATGTGATTTCAACCCCAGCAACAGTTGGAACAATTCTGCCCGGAATCACTCGAAAGAGCATCATTGAGATTGCCCTTGATTTTGGTTACCAG GTTGAGGAACGTACAATCCCGATGGAGGATTTGCTTGAAGCTGATGAAGTTTTCTGTACAGGGACGGCTGTGGTTGTAAGTCCCGTTGGTTGTATAACCTACCAGGATAAAAG